The following proteins are encoded in a genomic region of Cygnus olor isolate bCygOlo1 chromosome 11, bCygOlo1.pri.v2, whole genome shotgun sequence:
- the LOC121076010 gene encoding ras-related protein Rab-44-like isoform X1 produces the protein MQGRGRGAGVARLQQRLGAATQENARLRRTLRQAEAGVSQLQAELERLRKDLGQRAQRRTRWHAGRGGRGGTPDPAPASARPCPTGPPHSPGRSHDGPGAAPGSCWARGQAPVGKRCPPSRAASTGSRREARAEQLARPHRPAVGRPCDTGCPGAVPAPLPALRGRGWKAVGSPSLRRPCHEDAVSLQRAAGPAGAGGGEPGLHELRQDAAVRRSLAGKRWQGTAAGTSSCPSPCQPGAQAAPPGRATNRSLCESNGSLRSALLLGSCLGPGAVSAARRSREGRDVGAAGVPRSPCPCPSSGGSSTGAAAGTQGPAAAPGAGSGGRPPRSPSALMPPLQPSPPLQPRSPLADPSPCLPEDAHSRYRGGGSPRPQLPATGPRQNSASSTDTASLSDAGSWSSEDARPTSPCWGTQDPAPPAEGCCHPAQHCCKRKLPAFPPEGSRAAEESAPPCPMYRLVLAGDSGTGKSSFLMRLCTNEFRDVSATLGVDFQIKQLLVDGEQTTLQIWDTAGQERYRSIAQSYFRKAHGVLLLYDISSQSSFLSIRQWIEDIKCLGPARPWGAPGPKRAEPCSPRGCSSQAVRPGATSCPSLQQAAETALPLMLVGNKTDLRPSLPEAAGVRTAHGQKLAMVSSHSSGRGPGGPGPPPDSPALPQAHNCLFCETSAKDGTNVVEAVLHLAREVKRTAGSSSGRGVRLDVSIPPPRAAPRCCRA, from the exons atGCAGGGGCgcgggcggggcgcgggcgTCGCGCGGCTGCAGCAGCGGCTCGGGGCCGCCACGCAG GAGAACGCCCGGCTGCGGCGCACCCTGCGGCAGGCCGAGGCCGGCgtctcccagctgcaggcagagctggagcggctgcggaAGGACCTCGGGCAGCGGGCGCAGCGGCGCACGAGGTGGCacgcggggcgcggggggcgaGGCGGGACCCCAGACCCAGCCCCTGCTTCGGCACGGCCCTGCCCCACGGGTCCCCCACACAGCCCTGGCCGTAGCCACGACGGCCCCGGTGCAGCCCCGGGCTCGTGCTGGGCCCGGGGCCAGGCTCCCGTCGGGAAGCGCTGCCCACCCAGCCGTGCTGCGAGCACCGGCAGCCGTCGGGAAGCCcgtgcagagcagctggcacGTCCCCACCGGCCTGCTGTTGGCCGCCCCTGTGACACCGGGTGTCCCGGGGCCGtcccagcacctctgccagccctgcggggccggggctggaaggctgtgggcagccccagccttcGGAGGCCCTGCCATGAGGATGCTGTgtccctgcagagagcagcaggccCTGCGGGAGCTGGCGGAGGAGAACCTGGCCTTCACGAGCTACGTCAGGACGCTGCAGTACGTAGGAGCCTGGCAGGGAAGCGGTGGCAGGGGACAGCTGCGGGGACCAGCTcctgtcccagcccctgccagcctgGGGCTCAGGCTGCTCCTCCGGGCAGGGCGACGAACAGGAGCCTGTGTGAGAGCAACGGCAGCCTgcgctcagccctgctgctgggctcctgcctgGGCCCCGGAGCGGTGAGTGCTGCGCGGcgcagcagggagggcagggacgTGGGCGCTGCTGGGGTTCCCCGCTCGCCCTGCCCGTGCCCCAGCTCAGGTGGGTCCAGCACGGGGGCTGCAGCCGGCACCCAGGGACCTGCCGCAGCCCCGGGTGCTGGGAGTGGTGGACGCCCCCCCAGGAGCCCCTCCGCACTGATGCCTCCCCTACAGCCATCgccccccctccagccccgcagccccctcgcTGACCCCTCACCCTGCCTCCCCGAGGACGCCCACAGCAG GTACAGGGGGGGCGGCTCTCCacgcccccagctccccgcgaCAGGCCCCCGGCAGAACTCAGCCTCCAGCACGGACACAGCCTCGCTCAGCGACGCCGGCAGCTGGAGCTCGGAGGACGCCCGTCccaccagcccctgctgggGCACCCAG GACCCTGCGCCCCCGGCAGAAGGCTGCTGCCACCCTGCGCAGCACTGCTGCAAGAGGAAGCTCCCTGCCTTCCCACCGGAG gggtccagggcagcagaggagtctgctcccccctgccccatgtACCGGCTGGTGCTGGCAGGTGACAGCGGCACAGGCAAGTCCAGCTTCCTGATGCGCCTGTGCACGAATGAGTTCAGAGACGTCTCTGCCACACTAG GGGTGGACTTCCAGataaagcagctgctggtggatGGGGAGCAAACTACACTGCAGATCTGGgacacagcagggcaggagag gtaCCGGAGCATCGCCCAGTCCTACTTCCGCAAGGCCCACGGCGTGCTGCTCCTCTACGACATCAGCTCCCAGAGCAGCTTCCTCAGCATCCGCCAGTGGATTGAGGACATCAAG TGCCTGGGACCAGCCAGGCCTTGGGGAGCACCTGGACCAAAaagggcagagccctgcagccccagaggTTGCTCGAGCCAGGCTGTGCGCCCCGGAGCCACGAGCTGCCCCTCGCTCCAGCAGGCTGCTGAGACAGCGCTCCCGCTCATGCTGGTGGGGAATAAGACTGACCTGCGCCCCAGCCTGCCGGAGGCAGCGGGGGTCCGCACGGCCCACGGGCAGAAGCTGGCCATGGTGAGCAGCCACAGCTCAGGACGGGGCCCAGGAGGGCCGGGACCTCCCCCCGACTCGCCTGCTCTCCCCCAGGCCCACAACTGCCTGTTCTGCGAGACCAGCGCCAAGGACGGCACCAACGTGGTGGAGGCTGTGCTGCACCTCGCCCG GGAAGTGAAGAGGACGGCGGGCTCGAGCAGCGGCCGCGGCGTCCGCCTGGACGTGAGCATCCCTCCCCCGAGGGCAGCTCCGCGCTGCTGCAGGGCCTAG
- the LOC121076010 gene encoding ras-related protein Rab-44-like isoform X2 encodes MQGRGRGAGVARLQQRLGAATQENARLRRTLRQAEAGVSQLQAELERLRKDLGQRAQRRTRWHAGRGGRGGTPDPAPASARPCPTGPPHSPGRSHDGPGAAPGSCWARGQAPVGKRCPPSRAASTGSRREARAEQLARPHRPAVGRPCDTGCPGAVPAPLPALRGRGWKAVGSPSLRRPCHEDAVSLQRAAGPAGAGGGEPGLHELRQDAAVRRSLAGKRWQGTAAGTSSCPSPCQPGAQAAPPGRATNRSLCESNGSLRSALLLGSCLGPGAVSAARRSREGRDVGAAGVPRSPCPCPSSGGSSTGAAAGTQGPAAAPGAGSGGRPPRSPSALMPPLQPSPPLQPRSPLADPSPCLPEDAHSRYRGGGSPRPQLPATGPRQNSASSTDTASLSDAGSWSSEDARPTSPCWGTQDPAPPAEGCCHPAQHCCKRKLPAFPPEGSRAAEESAPPCPMYRLVLAGDSGTGKSSFLMRLCTNEFRDVSATLGVDFQIKQLLVDGEQTTLQIWDTAGQERYRSIAQSYFRKAHGVLLLYDISSQSSFLSIRQWIEDIKCLGPARPWGAPGPKRAEPCSPRGCSSQAVRPGATSCPSLQQAAETALPLMLVGNKTDLRPSLPEAAGVRTAHGQKLAMAHNCLFCETSAKDGTNVVEAVLHLAREVKRTAGSSSGRGVRLDVSIPPPRAAPRCCRA; translated from the exons atGCAGGGGCgcgggcggggcgcgggcgTCGCGCGGCTGCAGCAGCGGCTCGGGGCCGCCACGCAG GAGAACGCCCGGCTGCGGCGCACCCTGCGGCAGGCCGAGGCCGGCgtctcccagctgcaggcagagctggagcggctgcggaAGGACCTCGGGCAGCGGGCGCAGCGGCGCACGAGGTGGCacgcggggcgcggggggcgaGGCGGGACCCCAGACCCAGCCCCTGCTTCGGCACGGCCCTGCCCCACGGGTCCCCCACACAGCCCTGGCCGTAGCCACGACGGCCCCGGTGCAGCCCCGGGCTCGTGCTGGGCCCGGGGCCAGGCTCCCGTCGGGAAGCGCTGCCCACCCAGCCGTGCTGCGAGCACCGGCAGCCGTCGGGAAGCCcgtgcagagcagctggcacGTCCCCACCGGCCTGCTGTTGGCCGCCCCTGTGACACCGGGTGTCCCGGGGCCGtcccagcacctctgccagccctgcggggccggggctggaaggctgtgggcagccccagccttcGGAGGCCCTGCCATGAGGATGCTGTgtccctgcagagagcagcaggccCTGCGGGAGCTGGCGGAGGAGAACCTGGCCTTCACGAGCTACGTCAGGACGCTGCAGTACGTAGGAGCCTGGCAGGGAAGCGGTGGCAGGGGACAGCTGCGGGGACCAGCTcctgtcccagcccctgccagcctgGGGCTCAGGCTGCTCCTCCGGGCAGGGCGACGAACAGGAGCCTGTGTGAGAGCAACGGCAGCCTgcgctcagccctgctgctgggctcctgcctgGGCCCCGGAGCGGTGAGTGCTGCGCGGcgcagcagggagggcagggacgTGGGCGCTGCTGGGGTTCCCCGCTCGCCCTGCCCGTGCCCCAGCTCAGGTGGGTCCAGCACGGGGGCTGCAGCCGGCACCCAGGGACCTGCCGCAGCCCCGGGTGCTGGGAGTGGTGGACGCCCCCCCAGGAGCCCCTCCGCACTGATGCCTCCCCTACAGCCATCgccccccctccagccccgcagccccctcgcTGACCCCTCACCCTGCCTCCCCGAGGACGCCCACAGCAG GTACAGGGGGGGCGGCTCTCCacgcccccagctccccgcgaCAGGCCCCCGGCAGAACTCAGCCTCCAGCACGGACACAGCCTCGCTCAGCGACGCCGGCAGCTGGAGCTCGGAGGACGCCCGTCccaccagcccctgctgggGCACCCAG GACCCTGCGCCCCCGGCAGAAGGCTGCTGCCACCCTGCGCAGCACTGCTGCAAGAGGAAGCTCCCTGCCTTCCCACCGGAG gggtccagggcagcagaggagtctgctcccccctgccccatgtACCGGCTGGTGCTGGCAGGTGACAGCGGCACAGGCAAGTCCAGCTTCCTGATGCGCCTGTGCACGAATGAGTTCAGAGACGTCTCTGCCACACTAG GGGTGGACTTCCAGataaagcagctgctggtggatGGGGAGCAAACTACACTGCAGATCTGGgacacagcagggcaggagag gtaCCGGAGCATCGCCCAGTCCTACTTCCGCAAGGCCCACGGCGTGCTGCTCCTCTACGACATCAGCTCCCAGAGCAGCTTCCTCAGCATCCGCCAGTGGATTGAGGACATCAAG TGCCTGGGACCAGCCAGGCCTTGGGGAGCACCTGGACCAAAaagggcagagccctgcagccccagaggTTGCTCGAGCCAGGCTGTGCGCCCCGGAGCCACGAGCTGCCCCTCGCTCCAGCAGGCTGCTGAGACAGCGCTCCCGCTCATGCTGGTGGGGAATAAGACTGACCTGCGCCCCAGCCTGCCGGAGGCAGCGGGGGTCCGCACGGCCCACGGGCAGAAGCTGGCCATG GCCCACAACTGCCTGTTCTGCGAGACCAGCGCCAAGGACGGCACCAACGTGGTGGAGGCTGTGCTGCACCTCGCCCG GGAAGTGAAGAGGACGGCGGGCTCGAGCAGCGGCCGCGGCGTCCGCCTGGACGTGAGCATCCCTCCCCCGAGGGCAGCTCCGCGCTGCTGCAGGGCCTAG
- the LOC121076010 gene encoding ras and EF-hand domain-containing protein-like isoform X7 — MRMLCPCREQQALRELAEENLAFTSYVRTLQATNRSLCESNGSLRSALLLGSCLGPGAVSAARRSREGRDVGAAGVPRSPCPCPSSGGSSTGAAAGTQGPAAAPGAGSGGRPPRSPSALMPPLQPSPPLQPRSPLADPSPCLPEDAHSRYRGGGSPRPQLPATGPRQNSASSTDTASLSDAGSWSSEDARPTSPCWGTQDPAPPAEGCCHPAQHCCKRKLPAFPPEGSRAAEESAPPCPMYRLVLAGDSGTGKSSFLMRLCTNEFRDVSATLGVDFQIKQLLVDGEQTTLQIWDTAGQERYRSIAQSYFRKAHGVLLLYDISSQSSFLSIRQWIEDIKCLGPARPWGAPGPKRAEPCSPRGCSSQAVRPGATSCPSLQQAAETALPLMLVGNKTDLRPSLPEAAGVRTAHGQKLAMVSSHSSGRGPGGPGPPPDSPALPQAHNCLFCETSAKDGTNVVEAVLHLAREVKRTAGSSSGRGVRLDVSIPPPRAAPRCCRA; from the exons ATGAGGATGCTGTgtccctgcagagagcagcaggccCTGCGGGAGCTGGCGGAGGAGAACCTGGCCTTCACGAGCTACGTCAGGACGCTGCA GGCGACGAACAGGAGCCTGTGTGAGAGCAACGGCAGCCTgcgctcagccctgctgctgggctcctgcctgGGCCCCGGAGCGGTGAGTGCTGCGCGGcgcagcagggagggcagggacgTGGGCGCTGCTGGGGTTCCCCGCTCGCCCTGCCCGTGCCCCAGCTCAGGTGGGTCCAGCACGGGGGCTGCAGCCGGCACCCAGGGACCTGCCGCAGCCCCGGGTGCTGGGAGTGGTGGACGCCCCCCCAGGAGCCCCTCCGCACTGATGCCTCCCCTACAGCCATCgccccccctccagccccgcagccccctcgcTGACCCCTCACCCTGCCTCCCCGAGGACGCCCACAGCAG GTACAGGGGGGGCGGCTCTCCacgcccccagctccccgcgaCAGGCCCCCGGCAGAACTCAGCCTCCAGCACGGACACAGCCTCGCTCAGCGACGCCGGCAGCTGGAGCTCGGAGGACGCCCGTCccaccagcccctgctgggGCACCCAG GACCCTGCGCCCCCGGCAGAAGGCTGCTGCCACCCTGCGCAGCACTGCTGCAAGAGGAAGCTCCCTGCCTTCCCACCGGAG gggtccagggcagcagaggagtctgctcccccctgccccatgtACCGGCTGGTGCTGGCAGGTGACAGCGGCACAGGCAAGTCCAGCTTCCTGATGCGCCTGTGCACGAATGAGTTCAGAGACGTCTCTGCCACACTAG GGGTGGACTTCCAGataaagcagctgctggtggatGGGGAGCAAACTACACTGCAGATCTGGgacacagcagggcaggagag gtaCCGGAGCATCGCCCAGTCCTACTTCCGCAAGGCCCACGGCGTGCTGCTCCTCTACGACATCAGCTCCCAGAGCAGCTTCCTCAGCATCCGCCAGTGGATTGAGGACATCAAG TGCCTGGGACCAGCCAGGCCTTGGGGAGCACCTGGACCAAAaagggcagagccctgcagccccagaggTTGCTCGAGCCAGGCTGTGCGCCCCGGAGCCACGAGCTGCCCCTCGCTCCAGCAGGCTGCTGAGACAGCGCTCCCGCTCATGCTGGTGGGGAATAAGACTGACCTGCGCCCCAGCCTGCCGGAGGCAGCGGGGGTCCGCACGGCCCACGGGCAGAAGCTGGCCATGGTGAGCAGCCACAGCTCAGGACGGGGCCCAGGAGGGCCGGGACCTCCCCCCGACTCGCCTGCTCTCCCCCAGGCCCACAACTGCCTGTTCTGCGAGACCAGCGCCAAGGACGGCACCAACGTGGTGGAGGCTGTGCTGCACCTCGCCCG GGAAGTGAAGAGGACGGCGGGCTCGAGCAGCGGCCGCGGCGTCCGCCTGGACGTGAGCATCCCTCCCCCGAGGGCAGCTCCGCGCTGCTGCAGGGCCTAG